Proteins encoded by one window of Fimbriiglobus ruber:
- the solA gene encoding N-methyl-L-tryptophan oxidase yields MTATYDAIVLGVGGMGSAALYELARRGRRVLGLEQYPLVHSRGSSHGHTRVIRQAYYEHPSYVPLVRRAYQRWYDLEQTTGRHLLTECGCLNIGPPDGGLVQGVRASAREHGLSVAELTAAEINHTYPAFRIPDGNVGILESGAGFLYVEDCVRAHIDAALALGATVHAEEPVVGWKVVGDTVEVRTARTTYHAARLVVTAGAWATQLLADIGVPLSVMRQVLLWFAPTDATLFRRDVFPVYLAETPTGAFYGLPAIDSRGHKAAQHYAAPELRDPDEIEWSPRSDDDTAVRAFFREYLPAADGPRTHTEVCMYTLTPDRHFVIDLHPHHRQVAVAAGFSGHGFKFASAVGEVLADLADAGRTALPIEMFRAGRFACHP; encoded by the coding sequence ATGACCGCCACTTATGACGCGATCGTACTCGGAGTCGGCGGGATGGGTTCCGCGGCCTTGTACGAACTCGCGCGGCGCGGGCGTCGGGTACTCGGTCTGGAGCAATACCCCCTCGTCCACTCGCGCGGCAGCTCCCACGGCCACACCCGCGTGATCCGGCAGGCTTACTACGAACACCCGAGTTACGTGCCCCTCGTGCGCCGGGCATACCAGCGGTGGTACGACCTGGAGCAAACGACGGGGCGGCACCTGCTGACGGAATGCGGGTGCCTCAACATCGGCCCGCCGGATGGGGGACTCGTCCAAGGCGTCCGCGCGTCGGCCCGCGAACACGGGTTGAGTGTAGCCGAGCTGACGGCCGCGGAAATCAACCACACCTACCCGGCGTTTCGCATCCCGGACGGGAACGTGGGCATTTTGGAATCGGGAGCCGGATTCCTTTACGTCGAAGATTGCGTTCGCGCCCATATCGACGCCGCACTTGCGTTGGGTGCGACGGTCCACGCCGAAGAACCTGTCGTCGGATGGAAAGTAGTTGGTGACACAGTCGAAGTGCGGACGGCACGCACGACCTACCACGCCGCCCGGTTGGTGGTCACTGCCGGGGCGTGGGCAACGCAACTTCTCGCTGATATCGGCGTGCCGCTCTCCGTGATGCGACAGGTACTGCTCTGGTTCGCACCGACCGACGCCACCCTGTTCCGTCGCGATGTGTTCCCCGTCTACCTGGCAGAAACCCCGACCGGCGCGTTCTACGGCCTCCCCGCCATCGACTCCCGCGGGCACAAAGCCGCACAGCACTACGCAGCTCCCGAACTCCGCGACCCCGATGAAATCGAATGGTCGCCGCGGTCGGACGACGACACGGCGGTCCGTGCGTTCTTCCGCGAGTATCTTCCCGCCGCCGACGGCCCGCGGACGCACACCGAAGTCTGCATGTACACGCTCACGCCCGACCGGCATTTCGTCATCGACCTCCACCCGCACCACCGGCAAGTAGCGGTGGCGGCCGGATTCTCGGGGCACGGCTTCAAGTTCGCTTCCGCGGTCGGCGAAGTCCTCGCGGACCTGGCCGACGCAGGCCGGACGGCGCTGCCGATCGAGATGTTCCGGGCAGGACGGTTTGCTTGCCATCCTTAA